One genomic window of Marinobacter adhaerens HP15 includes the following:
- a CDS encoding tetratricopeptide repeat protein: protein MSSIKACGLCLFVIFSLSGCVTAPAPPESKAEVEQAALEASFAKAVSAMEEGNLAEAKTRFEQLASDYPGKAGPMANLGIIAFQEEDTETAKSWFERTLTVNPEHVQALNHLGVIARNAGEFDEAEGYYRAALSADPNYAPAILNLAFLLDIYLGKPAEAVDLYERYQSAASEPHPRLEDWIFDAKNRI from the coding sequence ATGAGCTCGATTAAGGCCTGCGGACTCTGTCTTTTCGTGATTTTTTCGCTTTCGGGGTGTGTGACGGCGCCGGCGCCGCCGGAGTCTAAGGCAGAAGTTGAGCAAGCTGCACTGGAAGCGTCATTCGCCAAGGCCGTGAGTGCCATGGAGGAGGGAAATCTTGCCGAGGCCAAAACCCGATTCGAGCAACTGGCGAGCGACTACCCCGGAAAAGCCGGCCCCATGGCCAACCTTGGCATTATTGCGTTCCAGGAAGAGGATACCGAGACCGCGAAAAGTTGGTTTGAACGCACGCTCACGGTGAATCCTGAACATGTCCAGGCGCTGAATCATCTGGGAGTAATTGCCCGGAATGCCGGAGAATTCGACGAAGCAGAAGGGTATTATCGCGCGGCACTGTCTGCTGATCCGAATTACGCGCCTGCGATCCTTAATCTGGCCTTCCTGCTTGATATCTACCTGGGTAAACCTGCCGAGGCGGTTGACCTTTATGAGCGTTATCAGTCCGCGGCCAGTGAGCCGCACCCCAGACTGGAAGACTGGATCTTCGATGCCAAAAACAGAATCTGA
- a CDS encoding ExbD/TolR family protein, which translates to MKESAKARRQKRHYRRNKSQGKMNLVSLMDIFTILVFFLMVNSSSDVQVLNQNNTIKLPDSTAQQPPGDVLALTVTDRDILVNGRLVVKRDAFQTFDGQVEPALKQELDYQASRSSAPAPDAGRPITILADRELPYELLKKIMSTCVDAGYASISLAVNQRAEQGA; encoded by the coding sequence ATGAAAGAATCTGCCAAGGCCCGCCGCCAGAAACGCCATTACCGGCGCAATAAAAGCCAGGGAAAGATGAACCTGGTCTCGTTGATGGATATCTTCACCATCCTGGTGTTCTTCCTGATGGTGAACTCCTCCTCCGACGTACAGGTATTGAACCAGAACAACACTATCAAACTGCCGGATTCCACCGCTCAGCAACCCCCTGGTGACGTCCTGGCCCTCACCGTCACAGACCGGGATATCCTGGTGAACGGTCGGCTGGTAGTGAAACGCGACGCCTTCCAGACGTTTGACGGACAGGTGGAGCCTGCCCTGAAGCAGGAACTGGACTATCAGGCCAGTCGCTCGTCGGCACCTGCCCCGGATGCGGGTCGACCAATTACCATTCTTGCAGACCGCGAACTGCCCTACGAGCTGCTGAAAAAAATCATGTCCACCTGTGTGGACGCCGGTTACGCCAGTATTTCCCTGGCGGTTAATCAGCGTGCGGAACAGGGAGCCTGA
- a CDS encoding MotA/TolQ/ExbB proton channel family protein, with product MIDTAVRFFQEGGFFMFPIAVVLIVGLIVAIERYVYLSAQKLTNRRDFNRLHQMIAKRDLKGALNYTQESGSAMSTMIGFGLQRLARRQGREEIEYAMEEGLLDVMPRLEKRTQYLATLANIATLLGLLGTIIGLIAAFTAVAAADPAQKASLLSQSISVAMNTTAFGLMSAIPMLLIHSLLQTKTNEIVDSFEMAGIKVLNLLSDGSGSKTAAQPQGQNAAAPAQVATPAGSPA from the coding sequence ATGATCGATACCGCCGTTCGCTTCTTCCAGGAAGGTGGCTTTTTTATGTTTCCGATTGCAGTTGTGCTGATTGTCGGACTCATTGTTGCCATTGAACGTTACGTTTACCTTTCCGCCCAGAAACTGACCAACCGTCGGGACTTCAACCGCCTGCATCAGATGATCGCCAAGCGTGACCTGAAGGGCGCCCTGAACTACACCCAGGAATCCGGTAGTGCCATGTCGACCATGATCGGCTTCGGCCTTCAGCGCCTGGCCCGCCGCCAGGGTCGTGAAGAGATCGAATACGCGATGGAAGAGGGGTTGCTGGATGTGATGCCGCGGTTGGAAAAGCGTACCCAGTATCTGGCCACGCTGGCCAACATTGCCACGCTGCTCGGCCTGCTGGGTACCATTATTGGGTTGATTGCAGCGTTTACCGCGGTAGCTGCAGCGGATCCGGCCCAGAAGGCGAGCCTTCTGTCCCAGAGTATCTCGGTTGCCATGAACACCACCGCCTTCGGCCTTATGTCTGCAATTCCCATGCTGCTGATCCACTCACTGCTGCAGACCAAGACCAATGAGATCGTCGACAGCTTTGAGATGGCGGGCATCAAGGTCCTGAACCTCCTCAGCGATGGTTCTGGCAGTAAGACCGCCGCTCAACCACAGGGACAGAATGCCGCTGCGCCGGCACAGGTAGCGACTCCGGCCGGTAGCCCGGCCTGA
- a CDS encoding AgmX/PglI C-terminal domain-containing protein — protein sequence MMDYRYGLPWNQERGERKRLLAAAVFVMPLFLAIAGYVSWVELPERDRQEQEALPPQLAKLIIEKKEPPKPVLPEPEPEPPKPEEKPVEQAKPEPKPEPVPEPVMPEPEPEPQVAEKPEPKPEPKPEEVAKAREKAKNTGILAMGNELKKLSSLAESVKLDGPVANTAEPIARKTGDTLASRATASAKSSGVNEEVLNREAGQVALAERQRAEVAEAERVAAVKEAARKEQQETAARTRSKEELRRTMDANKSAIYSIYNRELRRKPSLQGSITPELVIEPNGAVSSCSVVESTLNEPALESKICNRLRLVDFGARPGVDQTKIRYPIELLSS from the coding sequence ATGATGGATTATCGGTACGGATTGCCCTGGAATCAGGAGCGTGGTGAACGTAAGCGGTTGTTGGCCGCCGCTGTTTTTGTGATGCCATTGTTCCTTGCAATTGCAGGTTATGTCAGCTGGGTAGAGCTGCCAGAACGTGACAGGCAGGAACAGGAAGCTCTGCCGCCTCAGCTGGCCAAGCTGATCATCGAGAAAAAGGAGCCCCCAAAACCGGTGTTGCCCGAGCCGGAGCCCGAACCGCCGAAGCCTGAGGAAAAGCCGGTGGAACAGGCCAAACCAGAGCCCAAGCCGGAGCCGGTTCCTGAACCGGTGATGCCGGAACCCGAGCCGGAGCCTCAGGTAGCCGAAAAACCGGAGCCCAAGCCAGAACCCAAGCCTGAAGAGGTCGCCAAGGCGCGGGAGAAGGCAAAGAATACCGGTATTCTCGCAATGGGGAACGAACTGAAGAAACTCAGTTCGCTGGCGGAGTCGGTCAAGCTGGACGGCCCGGTTGCCAATACAGCGGAACCTATTGCCCGCAAAACCGGTGATACTTTGGCCTCGCGCGCGACCGCGAGCGCGAAGAGCAGTGGGGTGAACGAGGAAGTGCTCAACCGGGAGGCCGGTCAGGTCGCCCTGGCCGAGCGTCAGCGCGCGGAAGTTGCCGAAGCAGAGAGAGTTGCTGCGGTGAAAGAGGCGGCACGCAAGGAACAGCAGGAAACTGCGGCCAGAACCCGGAGCAAGGAAGAGTTGCGCCGGACCATGGATGCCAACAAATCCGCGATCTACAGCATCTACAACCGGGAGCTTCGGCGCAAACCGTCGCTGCAGGGAAGTATTACCCCGGAGTTGGTCATTGAGCCGAACGGTGCAGTATCGAGTTGTTCGGTGGTGGAATCTACACTCAATGAGCCGGCGCTGGAGAGCAAGATCTGCAATCGTCTGAGGTTGGTGGATTTCGGGGCCCGACCGGGCGTTGATCAAACCAAGATCCGTTATCCGATCGAATTGCTGTCCAGCTAG
- a CDS encoding coiled-coil domain-containing protein, whose product MGLKASQSSGRRPFIYAGALLWLMMTPAHADEAQPERAKDLRYGWALYEYHQGNAFEALTQLAVARERGGIEGHGDHPALVEGGLMLSWGMTREASRLFTQLLGADGAGSNLSPDVRNQAWFYLGKVFYLEGNQALARENLDRVDGEILAEADHDLFREWIYLRSRLVMMSARPDDEPELTSLREQLDETDIWSLYLRYNSAVSALDAADGAAAEEALKKLIAILDESIDSVEPDAEREGLLGRARLSLAGLYLRDNQFEAALEVLGAMPLTGVFADQALFDYAVAAAGQGRPERALDALDTLANRELFLPWRQQVPFARAYVLEQMNAPQRALPAFKKAADHYEARIRELDNIRDRLNEESLMAQLEFSRDSDGILTDSYGRLRVQPLDSGMAEVLASETFQQALAELNELYRMQSFIAERQSRFESFRIMLETREQQRQIRIAETRRALETQQADQWQQLHEDFTDRISSALADEDAGFFMTSQQKALRDKLDEVEETLADLPDDATTARQRATYRRMRAYFDWWIADDYGINRWAAQKQLMQLDREMQSFQAQRQRVESLMADDARHAELARRIAASERELATLGTEVSEALGSARQTLLAQVDRMLAAQQQELNGYLLASRHAQARLADQLFRASQTAGAGDE is encoded by the coding sequence GTGGGATTGAAAGCAAGCCAGTCCTCAGGTCGACGCCCGTTCATTTACGCGGGTGCCCTACTGTGGCTGATGATGACTCCGGCTCATGCCGACGAGGCGCAACCCGAGCGGGCGAAGGACCTTCGTTATGGTTGGGCGCTGTACGAATACCATCAGGGTAACGCCTTCGAGGCTCTGACCCAGCTGGCCGTGGCGCGCGAACGGGGCGGCATCGAGGGACACGGAGATCATCCGGCTCTCGTCGAGGGCGGGCTCATGCTGTCCTGGGGGATGACCCGAGAGGCGAGCAGGTTGTTTACGCAGCTACTCGGGGCCGATGGCGCCGGCAGCAATCTGTCGCCTGATGTTCGCAACCAGGCCTGGTTCTATCTCGGTAAGGTGTTTTACCTCGAGGGGAATCAGGCGCTCGCACGTGAGAACCTCGATCGTGTCGATGGCGAGATACTGGCCGAGGCCGACCACGATCTTTTCCGCGAATGGATTTATCTGCGCTCCCGGCTGGTCATGATGTCTGCCCGCCCTGATGATGAACCCGAACTGACTTCGCTTCGGGAGCAGCTGGACGAAACGGACATCTGGTCCCTTTACCTCCGGTACAATTCCGCGGTCTCCGCTCTCGATGCGGCAGACGGAGCTGCCGCCGAAGAGGCACTGAAAAAGCTCATCGCCATCCTCGACGAGTCCATTGACTCCGTCGAGCCAGATGCCGAACGGGAGGGCCTGCTGGGCCGCGCTCGCCTCTCGCTTGCGGGCCTGTATTTGCGTGATAACCAGTTTGAGGCAGCTCTGGAGGTCCTGGGAGCCATGCCACTGACCGGCGTGTTCGCCGATCAGGCTCTCTTTGACTACGCCGTCGCCGCGGCGGGCCAGGGCAGGCCGGAGAGGGCTCTCGACGCCCTTGATACTCTCGCGAACCGTGAACTGTTTTTGCCCTGGCGCCAGCAGGTTCCCTTTGCCCGCGCCTATGTTCTTGAGCAGATGAACGCTCCACAGCGAGCATTGCCTGCGTTTAAAAAGGCAGCCGACCATTACGAGGCCCGTATCAGGGAGCTCGACAATATCCGGGATCGGCTGAATGAAGAAAGTCTGATGGCCCAGCTTGAGTTCAGCCGTGACAGCGATGGGATTCTTACAGATTCCTATGGCCGGCTGCGCGTGCAGCCCCTCGATTCTGGTATGGCGGAAGTGCTGGCTTCGGAAACGTTCCAGCAGGCGCTTGCCGAATTGAACGAACTCTACCGAATGCAGTCCTTCATTGCCGAGCGGCAGTCCAGGTTTGAATCGTTCCGGATCATGCTGGAGACCCGTGAGCAGCAACGGCAGATTCGTATTGCCGAGACCCGTCGGGCACTCGAAACCCAACAGGCAGACCAGTGGCAGCAGTTGCACGAGGACTTCACGGACAGAATTTCCTCGGCGCTGGCAGACGAAGATGCGGGATTCTTCATGACCTCGCAACAAAAAGCGCTCAGAGACAAGCTCGATGAGGTGGAGGAAACTCTGGCGGATTTGCCTGACGACGCGACGACCGCCAGGCAGCGTGCGACGTATCGGCGGATGCGTGCCTACTTCGATTGGTGGATTGCGGATGACTATGGAATCAATCGCTGGGCGGCGCAAAAACAGCTCATGCAACTGGATCGCGAGATGCAGAGCTTTCAGGCCCAGCGGCAACGGGTTGAAAGCCTGATGGCCGATGATGCCCGCCATGCGGAACTGGCTCGTCGGATCGCTGCCAGCGAACGGGAACTCGCGACTCTTGGAACAGAGGTGTCCGAGGCATTAGGCAGTGCCCGGCAAACACTCCTGGCGCAGGTTGATCGGATGCTGGCTGCCCAGCAACAGGAGCTTAATGGATACCTGCTGGCCTCTCGCCACGCCCAGGCGAGGCTGGCGGACCAGTTGTTCCGCGCATCGCAAACTGCAGGTGCCGGTGATGAATAA
- a CDS encoding ExbD/TolR family protein: MRRKHRRLQSEADLDITPFMNLMIVLVPVLLLNMVFAHTSVLELNFPTGESLSAQQAEELQIQVVIYEDRLVVADNQGGVIKNIPQREGEYDFVLLKDVMKEIKSRVPDKKDVIIMPSRQTSYQSLVSVMDTVRSYEAVVAGSVVEAELFPEISLGDAPAQPSGSAEVSS, encoded by the coding sequence ATGAGACGGAAACATCGTCGCCTACAAAGTGAGGCCGATCTCGACATCACGCCCTTCATGAATCTCATGATTGTGCTGGTGCCGGTACTGCTGCTGAATATGGTGTTCGCCCACACCAGCGTTCTGGAACTCAACTTCCCGACCGGTGAGAGCCTGTCGGCCCAGCAGGCGGAAGAGCTGCAGATCCAGGTGGTGATCTATGAGGATCGCCTGGTCGTTGCGGATAACCAGGGCGGCGTCATCAAGAACATCCCCCAGCGCGAGGGCGAGTATGATTTCGTTCTGCTCAAGGATGTCATGAAGGAAATCAAGAGCCGTGTGCCCGACAAAAAGGATGTGATTATTATGCCGTCCCGGCAGACGTCCTATCAGTCTCTGGTCTCGGTGATGGACACGGTGCGCTCGTACGAGGCAGTAGTGGCTGGTAGTGTGGTTGAAGCGGAGCTGTTCCCCGAGATCTCTCTCGGCGATGCGCCCGCACAGCCTTCGGGATCCGCGGAGGTGAGTTCATGA
- a CDS encoding tetratricopeptide repeat protein: MDTCWPLATPRRGWRTSCSAHRKLQVPVMNNRMAGRTVKGLLMVGALVMASGCQMLQSMMPAGGEEMPRVREGTLAALPAIETRQESADAAAVSDPAEDVSIETVMDSYKALLPLVEDPRKQVTIRHRLADLEFQRAERKMADSAVDELSGAIDAYQRLLSEYPEREGNDQIYYQLARAWELRGATPQQLEALNTLVRRYPDSEYWVEAQFRRGDLLFIDGRYGEAEQAFDEVTLASQERMADPSFLVNAHYMKGWSLFKQAQYQEALFSYVEVLDLVMPEGRPVADVDQRSQTLIEDLFRVVGLSLSYLDGAETLQALFRQTGGRPYEILVYDRYSELLLEREQYSDAIDVFEAYIEDHPESPWAPRYHIRIIDTLELAGFTRTIPERKAGFVSLYGIYSDYWQSAGPDAIGFIEQQLEQLLPELADRQYLLAGEAEDDQQADDHYRKAASYYAEFAATFPDHPRTPERLFLLGETYLELEDWPAAIAAFERVAYDYPEDTVADRAAEAGYASVLAFREYSQTWESEPVSERMAYQELQQLNRLRFANAFPGDARAPAVYYIALQREFDLNNWEETVNMAARLVTWQPTPPDELTTEALLLSGHSLSELARYAEAEQAYRDALATMAEDDERRSGVRENLAAAVYRQAEQLADAGNVEAAVSEFLRVGTAVPESALRANAEYDAASLLITANLWEQAIGVLTSFRRSFPNHELIDTVPAKLALAYRETEQWERAADELQQMVSLAKTPEERRENLLIAAELYDQAGNREKAIDTWRNYANSHPEPTDVYMEAANRLAELYQEDGDAESRDYWLRKQMETVDRDPDAADDRMRYLAASASAILARDALARYDGIRLTLPLNQSMTAKTDALERAVNAYKKTASYGLSSFATEAGYQIAHIYARLGADLMDSERPTGLSELELAQYELLLEEQAYPFEDNAIDIHEQNIRRAREGIFDEWVKRSYEALKALLPGRYRKEEVTQGVVYELD, from the coding sequence ATGGATACCTGCTGGCCTCTCGCCACGCCCAGGCGAGGCTGGCGGACCAGTTGTTCCGCGCATCGCAAACTGCAGGTGCCGGTGATGAATAATCGGATGGCCGGCAGGACTGTTAAAGGCCTCCTCATGGTTGGGGCCCTTGTCATGGCGAGTGGCTGCCAGATGTTGCAGTCGATGATGCCTGCCGGTGGCGAAGAAATGCCGCGAGTCCGTGAGGGCACACTGGCTGCGCTTCCGGCGATCGAAACGCGGCAGGAAAGTGCAGATGCAGCGGCGGTCAGCGACCCCGCAGAAGATGTTTCCATTGAAACGGTAATGGACAGTTACAAGGCGCTTTTGCCACTCGTAGAGGATCCCCGCAAGCAGGTTACCATCAGGCATCGGTTGGCCGATCTGGAATTCCAGCGTGCGGAGCGGAAAATGGCGGATTCGGCTGTCGATGAACTGTCCGGCGCCATCGATGCCTACCAGCGTCTTCTGTCGGAATATCCAGAGCGTGAGGGCAATGACCAGATCTATTATCAGCTTGCCAGAGCCTGGGAGCTTCGAGGCGCGACGCCGCAGCAGCTTGAAGCCCTGAATACTCTGGTTCGCCGCTACCCGGATTCAGAATACTGGGTTGAGGCTCAATTCCGCCGCGGCGATCTGTTGTTTATCGATGGTCGATACGGGGAAGCGGAACAGGCTTTCGACGAGGTTACCCTCGCGAGCCAGGAACGCATGGCCGATCCCTCGTTCCTGGTGAACGCGCATTACATGAAGGGCTGGAGTCTGTTCAAGCAGGCGCAATACCAGGAAGCGCTCTTCAGTTACGTTGAAGTGCTTGATCTTGTCATGCCCGAGGGCAGGCCGGTGGCGGACGTGGATCAGCGGAGCCAGACACTGATCGAAGATCTGTTCAGGGTGGTAGGGCTGTCCCTGTCGTACCTTGACGGAGCGGAAACCCTCCAGGCGCTTTTCCGCCAAACGGGTGGTCGCCCCTACGAAATACTGGTCTACGACCGCTACAGCGAGCTCTTGCTCGAGAGAGAGCAATACAGTGATGCCATCGATGTCTTCGAGGCCTACATAGAAGACCATCCGGAGAGTCCCTGGGCGCCGCGCTACCACATCCGGATCATTGATACCCTTGAGCTGGCCGGTTTCACCCGTACGATCCCTGAACGAAAGGCCGGCTTTGTCAGCCTTTACGGAATCTACAGCGATTACTGGCAGTCAGCGGGCCCCGATGCAATTGGCTTCATCGAGCAACAACTGGAACAACTGTTGCCGGAACTGGCGGACCGCCAGTACCTGCTGGCAGGGGAGGCGGAGGATGATCAGCAGGCGGACGATCATTACCGCAAAGCCGCCAGTTATTACGCCGAATTTGCGGCTACCTTCCCGGACCACCCCCGTACACCGGAGCGGCTGTTCCTTCTGGGTGAGACTTACCTGGAGCTGGAAGACTGGCCGGCAGCAATCGCAGCTTTCGAACGCGTGGCCTATGACTATCCGGAAGACACAGTAGCCGATCGGGCAGCTGAAGCCGGGTATGCATCGGTGCTGGCATTCCGGGAGTACTCGCAAACCTGGGAGAGTGAACCGGTATCGGAGCGGATGGCCTATCAGGAGCTGCAACAACTGAACCGGCTGCGGTTCGCAAATGCGTTTCCCGGCGACGCCCGGGCGCCGGCGGTGTATTACATTGCGCTGCAGCGTGAATTTGACCTGAACAACTGGGAAGAGACCGTCAATATGGCGGCCCGACTTGTTACCTGGCAACCCACGCCCCCGGATGAATTGACGACGGAAGCTTTGCTGTTATCCGGGCACAGCCTCTCCGAACTGGCCCGATACGCCGAGGCGGAACAGGCTTATCGTGACGCCCTGGCAACAATGGCCGAAGACGATGAACGCAGAAGCGGCGTTCGTGAAAATCTGGCAGCCGCGGTCTATCGACAGGCGGAGCAGTTAGCTGATGCCGGAAATGTGGAGGCTGCGGTGAGCGAATTCCTGCGAGTCGGCACGGCCGTTCCAGAATCCGCTCTGCGGGCAAACGCCGAATACGATGCTGCCTCACTTCTTATCACCGCCAATCTCTGGGAGCAGGCCATCGGTGTGCTGACCAGTTTCAGGCGGTCTTTCCCCAATCACGAGCTGATTGACACAGTCCCTGCAAAACTGGCGTTGGCCTACCGTGAAACGGAGCAGTGGGAGCGAGCCGCCGACGAACTCCAGCAAATGGTCTCCCTCGCCAAGACGCCGGAAGAGCGAAGGGAAAACCTGTTGATTGCAGCAGAACTGTACGATCAGGCCGGTAACCGGGAGAAGGCGATTGATACCTGGCGAAATTACGCCAACAGCCACCCCGAGCCGACGGACGTCTACATGGAAGCGGCCAATCGGCTGGCTGAGCTCTATCAGGAAGACGGGGATGCCGAAAGCAGGGATTACTGGTTGCGAAAGCAGATGGAAACGGTGGACCGGGACCCGGACGCCGCCGACGATCGCATGCGGTACCTTGCGGCGTCAGCCTCTGCAATCCTCGCCCGCGACGCCCTTGCCCGGTATGACGGCATCAGGCTGACTCTGCCACTCAATCAAAGCATGACAGCGAAGACCGATGCGCTTGAACGAGCGGTCAACGCCTACAAGAAGACGGCCAGCTATGGCCTTTCATCATTTGCAACCGAGGCTGGTTACCAGATCGCCCACATCTATGCACGCCTCGGTGCCGATCTCATGGACTCGGAGCGGCCCACCGGATTGAGCGAGCTTGAACTGGCTCAGTACGAGCTTCTCCTGGAAGAGCAGGCCTACCCGTTTGAGGACAACGCCATCGATATCCACGAGCAGAATATCCGGCGGGCCCGGGAGGGCATTTTCGATGAATGGGTCAAGCGCAGTTACGAGGCCTTGAAAGCCCTGTTGCCCGGACGTTATCGGAAAGAAGAAGTTACCCAGGGGGTTGTCTATGAGCTCGATTAA